In Candidatus Auribacterota bacterium, one DNA window encodes the following:
- a CDS encoding IS1380 family transposase — translation MLHQTNLPVTLKKTTAKITPRAGLILIEKVAGELQMEQLLDLHFGSLKQRKRGLLVSRQIMDIACMLIDGGERIEDIKQLRSDEGWQKIREEEKIMAPRTARDLLHRFDERGLMQFEVRERQLTHRVTKKISSEEIATIDADATFIEAHKEESQMSYHGKPGYYPMLGFWAERGMVIQGEFRQGNEPPSSKALEFLKKCEKCFPQNIGNRRLRADAAWFQSEIADYCGDNGIEFAIGGTRNEAMMQAIDMIPRKEWEPWTTDPEALKEHPEHKDWEIAETVYSFNIGKRSYRVIVIRKPYPQLDMFKGIIFEYDIVITSMDWEKKKLMRWYWERCNSENWIKELKYGFGLNQFPCSKYIPNGAYFHIVILAYNLVQSLKLLKLEDGWRYLTVKTLRYHLFHVAGVVVYHARRLFLKIFYRYPHYNLFHQISYAPSS, via the coding sequence ATGCTACACCAAACGAACCTACCTGTCACACTAAAAAAGACCACCGCAAAAATCACCCCTCGCGCAGGACTCATTCTTATAGAAAAGGTTGCCGGAGAGTTGCAGATGGAGCAGCTTTTGGATCTTCATTTTGGGAGCCTCAAGCAACGCAAGCGGGGGCTCCTCGTATCGCGTCAGATCATGGATATTGCGTGCATGTTGATTGATGGCGGTGAGCGTATAGAAGACATCAAGCAGTTACGGAGTGATGAAGGATGGCAGAAGATACGAGAAGAGGAGAAGATAATGGCCCCGAGGACTGCTAGAGATCTTCTCCATCGGTTTGATGAACGTGGACTCATGCAATTTGAGGTACGGGAACGTCAGTTGACGCATCGTGTTACGAAGAAGATCAGCAGCGAAGAGATAGCCACAATAGATGCAGACGCAACATTCATCGAAGCCCATAAAGAAGAGTCGCAAATGAGTTATCATGGCAAACCGGGATATTACCCGATGCTGGGATTTTGGGCCGAGCGCGGGATGGTGATACAGGGAGAGTTTAGACAGGGGAATGAGCCTCCCTCCAGTAAAGCGCTTGAGTTCCTGAAGAAGTGCGAGAAGTGTTTTCCTCAGAATATCGGGAATAGACGTCTCCGTGCAGATGCGGCGTGGTTTCAGAGTGAGATTGCTGATTATTGTGGCGACAACGGCATAGAATTCGCTATCGGCGGAACCCGCAATGAAGCTATGATGCAGGCGATTGATATGATTCCCCGCAAAGAGTGGGAACCCTGGACAACAGATCCGGAAGCGCTCAAGGAACATCCTGAGCATAAGGACTGGGAGATCGCTGAGACGGTGTACTCATTTAACATAGGGAAGCGCAGTTACCGCGTAATAGTGATTCGAAAACCGTATCCGCAGTTGGATATGTTCAAGGGGATTATTTTCGAGTACGACATTGTGATTACGAGTATGGATTGGGAGAAGAAGAAGCTCATGCGGTGGTACTGGGAACGGTGCAACAGTGAGAATTGGATCAAAGAGTTAAAATACGGATTTGGGTTAAATCAGTTTCCATGCTCCAAGTATATTCCCAATGGAGCATACTTCCATATCGTCATTCTTGCGTATAACCTCGTGCAATCACTGAAGCTGCTCAAACTGGAAGATGGCTGGCGATATTTGACGGTAAAGACGCTGAGGTATCATCTATTTCATGTTGCAGGTGTGGTGGTGTACCATGCTCGCCGGCTGTTCTTGAAAATATTTTACCGTTATCCGCATTACAATCTATTTCACCAGATTTCGTATGCCCCCTCGAGTTAA